The following are encoded together in the Fundulus heteroclitus isolate FHET01 chromosome 19, MU-UCD_Fhet_4.1, whole genome shotgun sequence genome:
- the zpcx gene encoding zona pellucida protein C isoform X2 gives MGTVQQVLWSVLWGVIAVQSFQRPEDAMFPQDFPGPFDNNWLFPFEGNLDFPPLDTIFSSWQKWSPDFHMLAEFPPTMNLPRVQVSCDETKLTLLVDKKAFGLTLTAEDIQLGNGCYSNKEEPSHLVFDYNLDQCGTTPVLQNGLQAFTNSLHLNLRTPATPWQTLPTIHISCIPKRFHTEPNFISQPSWTAKRFDLQAMNPSWTHTAESNVYKRGLLVRLQVSAETRPGQQLFIHSCFVSSSPEPQTRPRHAVILNKGCASSLGSPHTVARFAATNRADVVKFMLNTSYLIAELYIHCSVVLSDQGVNVASKSCNYNMTRWEELSGDADVCACCRSKCKGPSIKNLPDEAKAVVSVGPLMIVDEWELIPTLPDTKPLAASGSSLPTTMRASAPAEDDIISAAFPAQAELQSSSQGVLVVRQEPTARLTMWLPGQDLTSQPDGLLVQDGYSVQEVSTAYGNSLTRPTNETDESPSGSSQWDMKLVTPADGLQIPQQENEVEEFQSKSRNGRSGNSDTEAAQPDFSLPTEINVNLMLVEKPKVAMPDATAEKIQMKWPSDDPAVSSEMQMDAEAGPDEEVQPVIRTKLEFSKGADGSKRLSYEEELKQEKRHAKDNLKRKPRLKGLRSTFLDLLRKMDKEE, from the exons ATGGGTACAGTACAGCAAGTTCTTTGGAGCGTCCTTTGGGGCGTTATTGCTGTTCAGTCTTTTCAGAGGCCTGAAGATGCCATGTTTCCTCAGGATTTTCCTGGCCCGTTTGATAATAATTGGCTCTTTCCATTTGAAGGAAACCTGGACTTTCCACCGTTGGACACCATCTTCAGCTCGTGGCAGAAATGGAGCCCTGACTTCCACATGCTGGCCGAATTTCCTCCCACTATGAACCTTCCAAGGGTCCAGGTGTCTTGTGATGAAACCAAACTGACTCTGCTGGTCGACAAGAAAGCGTTCGGCCTCACGTTGACCGCAGAGGACATCCAGCTGGGCAACGGCTGCTACAGCAACAAAGAGGAACCGAGTCATCTTGTGTTTGATTATAACTTGGATCAATGTGGAACAACCCCTGTG CTCCAGAACGGCTTGCAGGCGTTCACTAACTCGCTCCACTTGAATCTCAGAACTCCAGCCACTCCTTGGCAAACGCTCCCAACAATTCACATTTCCTGCATACCAAAGAG GTTTCACACAGAACCAAACTTTATCTCCCAACCGTCTTGGACTGCGAAGAGATTTGACCTCCAAGCCATGAATC CATCCTGGACACATACGGCAGAATCGAATGTCTACAAAAGAGGCCTGTTGGTCAGACTGCAAGTTTCTGCTGAAACTAGACCTGGTCAGCAGCTTTTCATCCATTCCTGCTTTGTCTCGTCGTCTCCCGAGCCCCAGACTAGACCGAGACACGCAGTCATACTAAATAAAGG GTGTGCATCCTCTCTGGGTTCTCCACATACTGTTGCTCGGTTTGCAGCCACCAACCGAGCTGATGTGGTGAAGTTCATGCTCAATACATCTTATCTCATTGCTGAG CTGTATATCCATTGTAGTGTGGTCCTGTCAGATCAGGGAGTCAACGTTGCATCCAAATCCTGCAACTACAACATGAC CAGATGGGAGGAACTAAGCGGTGATGCGGACGTCTGTGCCTGCTGTAGGTCAAAGTGTAAAGGCCCATCAATCAAGAACCTTCCTGATG AGGCCAAGGCAGTCGTCAGCGTTGGCCCCTTGATGATTGTAGATGAATGGGAGTTGATTCCCACGCTTCCAGACACCAAGCCACTTGCTGCCTCTGGCTCATCCTTACCCACCACCATGAGGGCCAGCGCTCCTGCAGAAGACGACatcatttctgctgcttttccagCACAAGCTGAGCTTCAGTCCTCCTCACAAGGTGTTTTAGTGGTGCGCCAGGAGCCAACAGCCAGGCTGACTATGTGGTTACCAGGACAAGATCTCACCTCTCAGCCTGATGGGTTACTGGTTCAAGATGGCTATTCTGTTCAGGAAGTTTCAACCGCATATGGAAATTCTCTGACTCGACCCACAAACGAAACGGATGAATCTCCTAGTGGATCTTCACAGTGGGACATGAAGCTGGTAACGCCAGCTGATGGCTTGCAGATCCCTCAACAAGAAAACGAGGTTGAGGAATTTCAAAGCAAAAGCAGAAATGGAAGATCTGGGAACTCTGACACAGAAGCGGCACAGCCTGACTTCTCGCTTCCcactgaaataaatgtgaacCTCATGCTGGTTGAAAAGCCAAAAGTTGCCATGCCAGATGCCACAGCAGAGAAGATACAAATGAAATGGCCATCAGATGATCCAGCTGTATCTTCTGAGATGCAGATGGATGCAGAGGCGGGGCCTGATGAAGAGGTCCAGCCAGTAATTCGCACAAAACTAGAATTTTCAAAGGGGGCAGATGGGTCAAAGAGGCTGAGTTACGAGGAAGAATTGAAACAGGAGAAAAGGCATGCAAAGGATAACTTGAAGAGGAAGCCCAGACTCAAGGGGCTGCGCTCAACATTTCTGGATTTGTTGAG gaaaATGGACAAGGAAGAATGA
- the zpcx gene encoding zona pellucida protein C isoform X1 has translation MGTVQQVLWSVLWGVIAVQSFQRPEDAMFPQDFPGPFDNNWLFPFEGNLDFPPLDTIFSSWQKWSPDFHMLAEFPPTMNLPRVQVSCDETKLTLLVDKKAFGLTLTAEDIQLGNGCYSNKEEPSHLVFDYNLDQCGTTPVLQNGLQAFTNSLHLNLRTPATPWQTLPTIHISCIPKRFHTEPNFISQPSWTAKRFDLQAMNPSWTHTAESNVYKRGLLVRLQVSAETRPGQQLFIHSCFVSSSPEPQTRPRHAVILNKGCASSLGSPHTVARFAATNRADVVKFMLNTSYLIAELYIHCSVVLSDQGVNVASKSCNYNMTSSRWEELSGDADVCACCRSKCKGPSIKNLPDEAKAVVSVGPLMIVDEWELIPTLPDTKPLAASGSSLPTTMRASAPAEDDIISAAFPAQAELQSSSQGVLVVRQEPTARLTMWLPGQDLTSQPDGLLVQDGYSVQEVSTAYGNSLTRPTNETDESPSGSSQWDMKLVTPADGLQIPQQENEVEEFQSKSRNGRSGNSDTEAAQPDFSLPTEINVNLMLVEKPKVAMPDATAEKIQMKWPSDDPAVSSEMQMDAEAGPDEEVQPVIRTKLEFSKGADGSKRLSYEEELKQEKRHAKDNLKRKPRLKGLRSTFLDLLRKMDKEE, from the exons ATGGGTACAGTACAGCAAGTTCTTTGGAGCGTCCTTTGGGGCGTTATTGCTGTTCAGTCTTTTCAGAGGCCTGAAGATGCCATGTTTCCTCAGGATTTTCCTGGCCCGTTTGATAATAATTGGCTCTTTCCATTTGAAGGAAACCTGGACTTTCCACCGTTGGACACCATCTTCAGCTCGTGGCAGAAATGGAGCCCTGACTTCCACATGCTGGCCGAATTTCCTCCCACTATGAACCTTCCAAGGGTCCAGGTGTCTTGTGATGAAACCAAACTGACTCTGCTGGTCGACAAGAAAGCGTTCGGCCTCACGTTGACCGCAGAGGACATCCAGCTGGGCAACGGCTGCTACAGCAACAAAGAGGAACCGAGTCATCTTGTGTTTGATTATAACTTGGATCAATGTGGAACAACCCCTGTG CTCCAGAACGGCTTGCAGGCGTTCACTAACTCGCTCCACTTGAATCTCAGAACTCCAGCCACTCCTTGGCAAACGCTCCCAACAATTCACATTTCCTGCATACCAAAGAG GTTTCACACAGAACCAAACTTTATCTCCCAACCGTCTTGGACTGCGAAGAGATTTGACCTCCAAGCCATGAATC CATCCTGGACACATACGGCAGAATCGAATGTCTACAAAAGAGGCCTGTTGGTCAGACTGCAAGTTTCTGCTGAAACTAGACCTGGTCAGCAGCTTTTCATCCATTCCTGCTTTGTCTCGTCGTCTCCCGAGCCCCAGACTAGACCGAGACACGCAGTCATACTAAATAAAGG GTGTGCATCCTCTCTGGGTTCTCCACATACTGTTGCTCGGTTTGCAGCCACCAACCGAGCTGATGTGGTGAAGTTCATGCTCAATACATCTTATCTCATTGCTGAG CTGTATATCCATTGTAGTGTGGTCCTGTCAGATCAGGGAGTCAACGTTGCATCCAAATCCTGCAACTACAACATGACCAGCTCAAG ATGGGAGGAACTAAGCGGTGATGCGGACGTCTGTGCCTGCTGTAGGTCAAAGTGTAAAGGCCCATCAATCAAGAACCTTCCTGATG AGGCCAAGGCAGTCGTCAGCGTTGGCCCCTTGATGATTGTAGATGAATGGGAGTTGATTCCCACGCTTCCAGACACCAAGCCACTTGCTGCCTCTGGCTCATCCTTACCCACCACCATGAGGGCCAGCGCTCCTGCAGAAGACGACatcatttctgctgcttttccagCACAAGCTGAGCTTCAGTCCTCCTCACAAGGTGTTTTAGTGGTGCGCCAGGAGCCAACAGCCAGGCTGACTATGTGGTTACCAGGACAAGATCTCACCTCTCAGCCTGATGGGTTACTGGTTCAAGATGGCTATTCTGTTCAGGAAGTTTCAACCGCATATGGAAATTCTCTGACTCGACCCACAAACGAAACGGATGAATCTCCTAGTGGATCTTCACAGTGGGACATGAAGCTGGTAACGCCAGCTGATGGCTTGCAGATCCCTCAACAAGAAAACGAGGTTGAGGAATTTCAAAGCAAAAGCAGAAATGGAAGATCTGGGAACTCTGACACAGAAGCGGCACAGCCTGACTTCTCGCTTCCcactgaaataaatgtgaacCTCATGCTGGTTGAAAAGCCAAAAGTTGCCATGCCAGATGCCACAGCAGAGAAGATACAAATGAAATGGCCATCAGATGATCCAGCTGTATCTTCTGAGATGCAGATGGATGCAGAGGCGGGGCCTGATGAAGAGGTCCAGCCAGTAATTCGCACAAAACTAGAATTTTCAAAGGGGGCAGATGGGTCAAAGAGGCTGAGTTACGAGGAAGAATTGAAACAGGAGAAAAGGCATGCAAAGGATAACTTGAAGAGGAAGCCCAGACTCAAGGGGCTGCGCTCAACATTTCTGGATTTGTTGAG gaaaATGGACAAGGAAGAATGA